Proteins co-encoded in one Jeotgalibacillus malaysiensis genomic window:
- a CDS encoding RNA-binding protein Hfq — MKQAVNIQDQILNQLRKESTFVTVFLLNGFQIRGQIKAFDSFTVMLESEGKQQLVYKHAISTFVPSKNVVFQTEAE, encoded by the coding sequence ATGAAACAAGCTGTTAATATTCAGGATCAGATCTTAAATCAATTAAGGAAGGAAAGCACGTTTGTAACGGTGTTCCTGCTGAACGGATTTCAAATCCGTGGACAGATCAAAGCGTTTGACAGTTTTACAGTTATGCTTGAATCTGAAGGAAAGCAGCAATTAGTATATAAGCATGCCATTTCAACATTTGTTCCTTCTAAAAATGTTGTATTTCAAACCGAAGCTGAATAA
- a CDS encoding tRNA delta(2)-isopentenylpyrophosphate transferase, producing the protein MRNKVIVIAGPTAVGKTELSIKVSKAFHGEVINGDAMQVYKKLNIGTAKIKPEEMQGVPHHLFDILDPEESFSAAEYQKVVREKINEVHDRGAIPVLTGGTGLYIQSVLFDYNFSDKGKDESVRLQLEKAHLNGEDLHKKLTELDPDSASVIHPNNVRRVIRALEIIESTGMTPAELKAEQVPEPLYQHTCIGLDMNRDSLYERINNRVDKMFEEGLFEEVRSLYDSGLRNVTAVQAIGYKELYAFFDGDITYDEAVERIKQNSRRYAKRQLTWFRNKMDFMWFNMTENREKKIKEIIDHLQEFGH; encoded by the coding sequence ATGAGAAATAAAGTAATTGTGATTGCAGGACCAACAGCTGTAGGTAAAACAGAGCTCAGCATCAAAGTTTCAAAAGCTTTTCATGGTGAAGTCATTAATGGAGATGCCATGCAGGTATACAAAAAACTCAATATCGGCACAGCTAAAATCAAGCCTGAAGAAATGCAGGGTGTCCCGCATCACCTGTTTGATATTCTTGATCCTGAAGAGTCTTTTTCAGCTGCAGAATATCAGAAAGTGGTAAGAGAAAAAATTAATGAAGTGCATGACAGAGGTGCTATTCCTGTTTTAACAGGCGGAACAGGATTGTATATTCAATCAGTTTTATTTGACTACAATTTTTCCGATAAAGGTAAAGATGAGTCTGTTAGATTACAACTTGAAAAAGCGCATCTCAATGGCGAAGACCTTCATAAAAAGCTGACTGAACTCGATCCTGATTCTGCTTCAGTTATTCACCCGAATAATGTAAGACGGGTCATCAGGGCACTTGAGATTATTGAATCTACAGGTATGACACCTGCAGAGTTGAAAGCTGAGCAGGTGCCTGAGCCTTTATATCAACATACTTGTATTGGTCTTGATATGAACCGGGACAGTCTGTATGAAAGAATAAATAATAGAGTGGATAAAATGTTTGAAGAGGGGCTTTTTGAAGAGGTCAGAAGTCTTTATGATAGCGGGCTCCGAAACGTAACAGCTGTGCAGGCGATTGGATATAAAGAATTATATGCTTTTTTCGACGGTGATATCACTTATGATGAAGCTGTAGAACGCATTAAGCAGAATTCAAGACGCTATGCTAAGAGACAATTAACCTGGTTTCGTAATAAAATGGACTTTATGTGGTTTAACATGACAGAAAACAGAGAAAAAAAGATTAAGGAAATTATTGATCATTTGCAGGAATTTGGTCATTGA
- a CDS encoding GTPase: protein MVYIKLEKAILVGVNTDRTDQDFIESMNELHALAETAGADPVLDLIQNMEKVHPATFIGKGKLEELISASEELEPELIIFNSELSPSQNRNLSEVLSARVIDRTQLILDIFAQRARSKEGKLQVQLAQLEYMLPRLGGQGVELSRLGGGIGTRGPGETKLETDRRHIRREIREIKKKLEQVVRHRSIYRERRKQNQAFQIALIGYTNAGKSTLFNLLTYADSFEENQLFATLDPLSRKCILPSGFETIMTDTVGFIKDLPTSLIASFRSTLEEVKEADFLLHVVDASHPNHADHEKTVKKLLNDLEMDQIPRMTVYNKEDLLSSEFVADRSDPFVLMSAAKKESNKVLVEIEKEVKQQFVPYNMTVSSDDGKVLAQLKKESMLLKLSFIEEEEHYLAEGYISKDHPLAARI from the coding sequence GTGGTTTATATTAAACTTGAAAAAGCAATTTTAGTAGGTGTCAATACAGATCGGACGGATCAGGATTTTATTGAATCAATGAATGAATTACACGCTTTAGCAGAAACAGCTGGTGCTGATCCTGTACTTGATTTAATTCAAAATATGGAGAAGGTTCACCCCGCTACTTTTATCGGGAAAGGCAAGCTTGAAGAACTGATATCTGCTTCTGAAGAATTGGAACCGGAACTGATTATATTTAACAGTGAGCTATCGCCGAGTCAAAACCGGAACTTATCTGAAGTTTTAAGCGCGCGTGTCATAGACCGTACGCAGCTGATTTTAGATATTTTTGCCCAGAGAGCCAGATCCAAGGAAGGAAAGCTGCAGGTCCAGCTTGCACAGCTCGAATATATGCTGCCTAGGCTCGGCGGCCAGGGGGTTGAACTCTCGAGACTTGGAGGCGGAATTGGTACAAGGGGACCGGGTGAAACGAAGCTTGAAACAGACCGCAGACATATTAGAAGAGAGATCAGAGAGATCAAAAAGAAGCTTGAACAGGTTGTCAGACACCGGTCTATCTACAGAGAAAGAAGAAAGCAGAATCAGGCATTCCAGATCGCTTTAATCGGTTATACGAACGCAGGGAAGTCAACTCTTTTTAATTTGTTAACATATGCGGACTCTTTTGAAGAAAACCAGCTGTTTGCAACGCTGGATCCGCTATCAAGAAAATGTATACTGCCGAGCGGTTTTGAAACGATTATGACAGATACAGTAGGTTTTATTAAAGACTTACCAACTTCATTAATCGCTTCATTCAGGTCTACTCTTGAGGAAGTGAAAGAAGCTGATTTTCTGCTGCATGTAGTAGATGCATCTCACCCCAATCATGCTGATCATGAAAAGACTGTAAAGAAGCTCTTAAATGACCTTGAAATGGATCAGATACCAAGAATGACGGTTTATAATAAAGAAGATCTCCTCAGCAGTGAATTCGTAGCTGACAGGAGCGATCCGTTCGTGTTGATGAGTGCAGCCAAAAAAGAGAGTAATAAAGTTCTGGTTGAAATCGAAAAAGAAGTTAAACAGCAATTTGTTCCTTACAATATGACAGTTTCTTCAGATGATGGTAAGGTGCTTGCGCAGCTGAAGAAGGAGAGCATGCTGTTGAAACTTTCATTTATAGAAGAGGAAGAACACTACCTTGCTGAAGGGTATATCAGTAAAGATCACCCACTCGCGGCAAGAATCTAG
- a CDS encoding DNA mismatch repair protein MutS, protein MVLTKYTPMMQQYLRIKAEVPDAFLFFRLGDFYEMFFDDALKASKELEITLTARGGNKEDKIPMCGVPYHSAAAYIEKLIDKGYKVALCEQTEDPKHAKGVVKREIVQMITPGTAVTTVNDRENHFLGSAVQLNGERYSIAYLDLSTGESKASVVESEDLLLQEMSLIKAKEIILPASVSEKLIGKFRDRGITSISKVEQEELFFDETLLSLLEGEEVKRGISLLLHYTTDTQKRALDHLQQTEQYEVSAYLQIDPNSKRNLELTENNRSGAKKGSLVWLLDETVTAMGSRQLKSWVERPLINQSDIKERLGLVESLKNHFFERESLRELLQNVYDLERLAGRVAFGSISPRDLVQLKKSLQQVPFIKEQLKEIPDNGLIKRADEMDACIDLADLLDAAIDDQAPITIKDGNFIKDGYSEELDQYKDASRNGKKWIAELEQKERSITGIKSLKIGYNRIFGYYIEITKANLTSLNDDRYERRQTLANAERYITPELKEKETLILEAEEKSVELEQQIFQVVREHVKQEIPRIQQLAKEISEIDVLQSFAFVSEKRHYVKPVFSKTKQLDIQEGRHPVIEKVMNMNEYVPNSCKMDKERSMLLITGPNMSGKSTFMRQIALISVMAQMGCFVPADYAELPVFDRIFTRIGAADDLVSGQSTFMVEMLEAKHALEHATDNSLILFDEIGRGTSTYDGMSLAQAIIEYVHDSIKAKTLFSTHYHELVELSSKLKRLKNIHVAAAEQDGKVVFLHKVKEGPADKSYGIHVAELAELPPSLINRANELLTLFEAEKEAGESREQMTLFDITEKTAVDESAVLKEIQELNVLEMTPMEAMNELYKLQKKAGKLLAESK, encoded by the coding sequence ATGGTTTTGACGAAATACACACCAATGATGCAGCAATACTTAAGGATAAAAGCAGAGGTGCCTGATGCTTTTTTATTTTTCAGGCTCGGAGATTTTTATGAAATGTTTTTTGATGATGCACTCAAGGCATCAAAAGAACTTGAAATTACATTAACAGCCCGTGGAGGAAATAAAGAAGATAAAATTCCGATGTGTGGTGTTCCGTATCATTCAGCAGCAGCTTACATAGAAAAACTGATTGATAAAGGTTATAAGGTGGCGCTTTGTGAGCAGACGGAAGATCCGAAGCATGCTAAAGGCGTTGTTAAAAGAGAAATTGTTCAAATGATTACACCAGGTACAGCTGTGACTACTGTCAATGACCGTGAGAATCATTTCCTTGGCTCAGCTGTCCAGCTCAACGGTGAACGATACAGTATTGCCTATTTGGATCTGTCTACAGGAGAATCAAAAGCTTCGGTTGTTGAAAGTGAAGATCTTCTTCTTCAGGAAATGTCATTGATAAAAGCGAAAGAAATAATTTTACCTGCTTCAGTCAGTGAGAAATTGATCGGTAAATTCAGAGACAGAGGAATCACATCCATTTCAAAAGTCGAGCAGGAAGAGCTGTTTTTTGATGAAACACTTTTATCCCTTCTTGAAGGTGAGGAGGTAAAGCGGGGGATCAGTCTTCTGCTGCATTATACGACAGACACTCAAAAAAGAGCGCTTGACCATCTGCAGCAGACTGAACAGTATGAAGTTAGTGCTTATTTGCAGATTGACCCCAATTCAAAAAGAAATCTTGAACTGACTGAGAATAACCGCAGTGGTGCTAAAAAAGGATCTCTTGTCTGGCTGCTTGATGAGACAGTCACAGCGATGGGCAGCAGGCAGTTAAAGTCTTGGGTTGAAAGGCCTTTGATTAATCAGTCAGATATTAAAGAAAGGCTTGGTCTTGTTGAAAGTCTGAAGAATCATTTTTTTGAGCGTGAATCTTTAAGAGAACTGCTGCAGAATGTATATGATCTTGAGAGACTTGCAGGCCGCGTAGCATTTGGTTCGATCAGTCCGAGAGACCTTGTGCAGCTGAAAAAGTCACTGCAACAGGTACCATTTATTAAAGAACAGCTAAAAGAAATCCCGGATAACGGTCTGATCAAAAGAGCTGATGAAATGGATGCCTGTATAGATCTTGCTGATCTGCTAGATGCAGCAATTGATGATCAGGCACCGATTACAATCAAGGATGGAAATTTCATTAAAGATGGTTATTCCGAAGAGCTTGATCAATATAAGGATGCAAGCCGGAACGGGAAGAAATGGATTGCGGAACTCGAACAGAAGGAAAGATCAATTACAGGGATAAAATCACTTAAAATCGGTTATAACCGGATATTTGGCTATTACATTGAAATCACTAAAGCAAACCTTACGTCTTTAAATGATGATCGATACGAAAGACGTCAGACACTTGCAAATGCCGAGCGGTATATCACCCCGGAGCTCAAAGAAAAAGAAACACTGATTTTAGAAGCTGAAGAAAAGTCGGTTGAACTTGAACAGCAGATCTTCCAGGTTGTCAGAGAGCATGTGAAGCAGGAAATCCCCCGGATTCAGCAGCTTGCAAAAGAAATTAGTGAAATTGATGTGCTGCAATCATTTGCGTTTGTCAGTGAAAAGAGGCATTATGTAAAACCGGTCTTTTCAAAGACAAAACAGCTTGATATTCAAGAAGGCAGACACCCCGTTATTGAAAAAGTAATGAATATGAACGAGTATGTACCTAATTCATGCAAAATGGATAAAGAACGGTCTATGCTTTTAATTACAGGGCCTAATATGTCTGGGAAAAGTACATTTATGCGGCAGATTGCACTGATTTCCGTGATGGCGCAAATGGGCTGCTTTGTCCCGGCAGACTATGCAGAGCTTCCTGTGTTTGACCGGATTTTCACAAGAATTGGTGCGGCGGATGATCTTGTAAGTGGACAAAGTACCTTTATGGTGGAAATGCTTGAAGCAAAACATGCGCTTGAACATGCGACTGATAATAGCCTGATATTATTTGATGAAATAGGGCGTGGTACCTCCACGTATGATGGGATGTCTCTTGCGCAGGCAATCATTGAGTATGTTCATGATTCAATTAAAGCTAAAACACTATTTTCTACCCACTATCATGAACTGGTTGAGCTGTCTTCAAAGTTGAAGCGATTGAAAAATATCCATGTGGCTGCTGCTGAACAGGACGGCAAAGTCGTATTCCTTCATAAAGTAAAAGAAGGTCCTGCTGATAAAAGCTACGGAATTCATGTAGCTGAACTGGCAGAATTGCCTCCGTCGCTGATTAATCGGGCGAACGAATTGCTTACTCTATTTGAAGCTGAAAAAGAGGCTGGTGAATCTAGAGAGCAGATGACGCTGTTTGATATAACTGAAAAAACCGCGGTTGATGAAAGTGCAGTATTGAAAGAAATCCAGGAGCTCAATGTGCTGGAAATGACACCAATGGAAGCAATGAATGAGCTTTATAAACTTCAGAAAAAAGCTGGTAAGCTCCTGGCTGAGTCAAAATAA
- a CDS encoding membrane protein, with product MTWEVLSMIGTIAFAISGAIIAMEEEYDILGVYILGIVTAFGGGAIRNLLIGVPVSALWEQGMFFQVALLSITAVFLFPHNLLKHWKRWGNIFDAMGLAAFAIQGAIYAVEMNHPLSAVIVAAVLTGSGGGIIRDLLAGRKPLVLRSEIYAVWAILAGFAVGLGLASDPWQLYLLFLITTALRILSYIYKWRLPFKSIHSAESGT from the coding sequence TTGACCTGGGAAGTATTAAGTATGATCGGCACCATTGCTTTTGCAATATCCGGCGCGATTATTGCAATGGAAGAAGAATATGACATATTAGGCGTTTATATACTCGGAATTGTTACAGCCTTTGGTGGCGGTGCGATCAGAAATTTACTGATCGGGGTTCCTGTCTCTGCGCTATGGGAACAGGGAATGTTTTTTCAGGTTGCCCTTCTATCCATCACCGCCGTATTTCTCTTCCCTCATAACTTACTTAAACACTGGAAACGATGGGGAAATATTTTTGATGCGATGGGACTTGCAGCGTTTGCAATACAGGGAGCAATATACGCTGTTGAAATGAACCATCCATTAAGTGCAGTTATCGTTGCAGCTGTTCTGACAGGAAGCGGGGGCGGAATTATCCGTGATTTACTGGCAGGAAGAAAACCGCTCGTTCTCAGATCTGAAATTTATGCAGTATGGGCGATCCTTGCAGGCTTTGCGGTCGGACTTGGTCTGGCATCGGATCCATGGCAATTATACCTTTTATTTTTAATTACAACGGCACTCCGCATTCTATCTTATATCTATAAATGGAGACTGCCTTTTAAATCCATTCACTCAGCAGAATCAGGTACCTGA
- a CDS encoding glycerol kinase encodes MEKFILSLDQGTTSSRAILFNKKGEIVKIAQKEFEQIFPKPGWVEHNANEIWGSILSVIASVLSEAEVKPDQIEGIGITNQRETAVVWDKHTGMPVYNAIVWQSRQTADICNELKDQGLNDTFREKTGLLIDAYFSGTKVKWILDNVDGVRERAEKGDLLFGTIDTWLIWKLSGGEAHVTDYSNASRTLMYNIYDLKWDQELLEHLTVPESMLPEVKASSEIYAKTAPHHFFGKQIPIAGAAGDQQAALFGQACYKTGMAKNTYGTGCFMLMNTGDKAVKSESGLLTTLAWGMDGKVEYALEGSIFVAGSAIQWLRDGMRMLKTAAASEDYAKRVDSTDGVYVVPAFVGLGTPYWDSDVRGAVFGLTRGSSKEHFVRAVLESLAYQTKDVLDAMEKDSGIELKKLRVDGGAVQNDFLMQFQSDLLNVPVERPVISETTALGAAYLAGLAVGFWESKEEIAEMWNTDKEFDPVMDKENSDQLYSGWQKAVKAAQAFK; translated from the coding sequence ATGGAAAAATTTATTTTATCACTAGATCAGGGTACAACAAGCTCTAGAGCGATTCTATTTAATAAAAAAGGTGAGATTGTTAAAATTGCTCAAAAAGAATTTGAACAGATTTTCCCTAAGCCTGGCTGGGTTGAGCATAATGCTAATGAAATATGGGGTTCAATTCTTTCAGTAATCGCGTCTGTTCTTTCCGAAGCGGAAGTTAAGCCTGATCAGATAGAAGGTATTGGTATTACGAACCAGCGGGAGACCGCGGTGGTATGGGATAAGCACACAGGAATGCCTGTTTATAATGCGATTGTGTGGCAATCCAGACAAACGGCTGATATTTGTAATGAACTGAAAGACCAGGGCTTAAATGATACGTTCAGGGAAAAAACCGGTCTTTTGATAGATGCCTATTTCTCAGGCACAAAAGTTAAGTGGATTCTAGATAACGTAGATGGTGTAAGAGAAAGAGCAGAAAAAGGAGATCTTCTTTTCGGCACAATTGATACGTGGCTGATCTGGAAACTTTCAGGTGGTGAAGCGCACGTAACTGATTATTCAAATGCATCAAGAACGCTCATGTATAACATATACGACCTTAAATGGGATCAGGAGCTGTTAGAGCATCTCACAGTACCTGAATCAATGCTGCCGGAAGTAAAGGCTTCTTCAGAAATCTATGCTAAAACAGCACCGCACCATTTCTTTGGAAAGCAGATTCCAATCGCAGGGGCTGCAGGGGATCAGCAGGCAGCACTTTTCGGTCAGGCCTGCTATAAAACGGGGATGGCCAAAAACACATATGGTACAGGATGCTTTATGCTGATGAACACAGGTGATAAAGCGGTGAAGTCGGAAAGCGGGCTGTTAACAACCCTTGCGTGGGGAATGGACGGAAAAGTTGAATATGCGCTTGAAGGCAGTATTTTTGTAGCAGGAAGTGCGATTCAGTGGCTTCGTGACGGAATGAGAATGCTTAAAACAGCCGCAGCAAGTGAGGACTACGCAAAGAGAGTCGATTCGACTGACGGTGTGTATGTCGTACCGGCATTTGTCGGACTTGGAACTCCTTATTGGGATAGTGATGTCAGAGGAGCGGTCTTCGGTCTGACGCGCGGTTCTTCTAAAGAACATTTCGTCCGTGCGGTACTTGAGAGTCTTGCGTACCAGACAAAAGATGTGCTTGATGCGATGGAAAAAGATTCAGGGATTGAACTGAAAAAGCTTCGTGTGGACGGTGGAGCGGTTCAAAATGACTTCCTTATGCAGTTCCAGAGTGATCTTTTAAACGTTCCTGTTGAGCGTCCGGTAATCAGTGAAACAACCGCGCTTGGAGCAGCTTATCTTGCGGGTCTTGCTGTAGGATTCTGGGAAAGTAAAGAAGAAATAGCAGAAATGTGGAACACTGATAAAGAATTTGATCCTGTTATGGATAAGGAAAACAGTGATCAGCTTTACAGCGGGTGGCAAAAAGCAGTAAAAGCAGCTCAGGCTTTTAAGTAA
- a CDS encoding glycerol-3-phosphate dehydrogenase — translation MNFSSANRADKLKKMSEEVYDLVIIGGGITGAGIALDAVTRRMKVAVIEMQDFAGGTSSRSTKLVHGGLRYLKQFEVKLVAEVGKERAIVFENAPHVTSPEWMMLPIHKGGTFGKFSTSLGLRVYDYLAGVKKQERRKMLSAAEATEKEPLVKQDGLKGAGYYVEYRTDDARLTLEIIKKAVENGADFINYVKAERFTYDKKKVSGVEVKDQITGDSQTILGRKVINAAGPWVDKVRNKDYSTNDKELQLTKGVHLVIDQSVFPLNQALYFDTPDGRMMFAIPRDGKAYIGTTDTFYGSDKDTANPKMTAEDQRYIIDSINYMFPGVNVTEDQVESSWAGVRPLIFEKGKDPSEISRKDEVWEHDSGLITIAGGKLTGYRKMAEHVVDLAADRLKKEAKKSFSKCKTVHLPLSGADFGGSANYQQFVDAKAKEAVQYGLTEEEGKRIAAFYGSNADKLYTLAHAAKGMQLEAPMTPALYAEVVYAIQEEMTVKPVDFFIRRTGRLFFDIHAVHEQKEAVLKLMQNLLGWDAVTYQAYQEELEKELHDAVEPVK, via the coding sequence ATGAATTTTTCAAGTGCCAACAGAGCGGATAAGCTGAAGAAAATGTCAGAGGAAGTGTACGATCTAGTCATTATTGGTGGTGGTATTACAGGTGCAGGAATTGCGCTTGATGCAGTAACGCGAAGAATGAAAGTGGCAGTTATTGAAATGCAGGACTTTGCCGGCGGTACATCAAGCCGCTCAACTAAGCTTGTACACGGTGGACTCCGTTATTTAAAGCAATTTGAAGTAAAGCTGGTTGCTGAAGTAGGTAAAGAGCGTGCAATTGTATTTGAAAATGCTCCACACGTAACGTCTCCGGAATGGATGATGCTGCCGATTCACAAAGGTGGTACATTCGGTAAGTTTTCAACATCTCTTGGTCTGCGTGTATATGATTATCTTGCAGGTGTTAAAAAGCAGGAGCGCAGAAAAATGCTGAGTGCTGCTGAAGCGACTGAAAAAGAACCTTTAGTAAAACAAGATGGTCTAAAAGGTGCAGGATATTATGTTGAGTACCGTACAGATGATGCCAGACTAACGCTTGAAATTATTAAAAAAGCGGTTGAAAATGGAGCAGACTTTATCAATTACGTGAAAGCTGAGCGCTTCACTTATGATAAAAAGAAAGTTTCAGGTGTTGAAGTGAAAGACCAGATCACGGGGGATTCTCAAACAATTCTTGGCCGGAAAGTCATAAATGCAGCTGGTCCATGGGTTGATAAAGTAAGGAATAAAGATTATTCAACAAATGATAAAGAACTTCAACTGACAAAAGGTGTTCACCTTGTCATTGATCAGTCTGTCTTTCCTTTAAATCAGGCGCTTTATTTTGATACACCTGATGGCAGAATGATGTTTGCGATTCCGCGGGACGGAAAAGCTTATATTGGAACGACGGATACTTTCTACGGCAGCGATAAAGACACTGCTAACCCGAAAATGACAGCTGAAGATCAGCGTTATATTATTGATTCGATCAACTACATGTTCCCGGGTGTTAACGTAACTGAAGACCAGGTTGAATCAAGCTGGGCTGGTGTCAGACCGCTGATTTTTGAAAAAGGAAAAGACCCATCTGAGATTTCAAGAAAAGATGAAGTGTGGGAGCATGACAGCGGTCTGATTACGATTGCAGGCGGAAAGCTGACTGGATACCGTAAAATGGCAGAACATGTGGTGGATCTTGCAGCGGATCGTCTGAAAAAAGAAGCTAAAAAGTCATTCTCTAAATGTAAAACCGTTCATCTTCCATTATCAGGCGCGGATTTTGGCGGTTCAGCCAATTATCAGCAATTCGTAGATGCTAAAGCAAAAGAAGCTGTACAGTACGGATTAACGGAAGAGGAAGGTAAGAGAATCGCAGCATTTTATGGTTCTAATGCAGATAAGCTATATACGCTGGCGCATGCAGCAAAAGGGATGCAGCTTGAAGCGCCTATGACACCTGCATTGTATGCTGAAGTGGTATATGCAATCCAGGAGGAAATGACAGTGAAACCGGTCGATTTCTTTATCCGCAGAACAGGGCGTTTATTCTTTGATATTCATGCAGTTCATGAACAGAAGGAAGCTGTGTTAAAATTAATGCAGAACCTGCTTGGATGGGATGCAGTAACTTATCAGGCGTATCAGGAAGAACTGGAAAAAGAACTGCATGATGCTGTTGAGCCGGTAAAATAA
- a CDS encoding aldehyde dehydrogenase, producing the protein MTYANPNTDGSLVNFKEKYDNFIGGEWVAPVKGQYFDNPSPVDGKTFCQIARSTEEDIEKALDAAHAAKDAWGKTSVTERSVILNKIADRMEENLEMLAVAETWENGKAVRETLNADIPLAIDHFRYFAGVIRAQEGTLGEIDHDTVAYHFHEPLGVVGQIIPWNFPLLMAVWKLAPALAAGNCVVLKPAEQTPSSILVLMELVGDLLPKGVVNIVNGFGLEAGKPLASSKRIAKIAFTGETTTGRMIMEYASQNLIPVTLELGGKSPNIFFKDIMDQDDEFVDKAVEGLLMFALNQGEVCTCPSRALIHEDIYDEFMARVVKRVKEINTGNPLDPNTMMGAQASTEQMEKIQKYLQIGKEEGAELVTGGDINKKEGEFAEGYYIQPTIFKGTNDMRIFQEEIFGPVLSVTTFKTDEEAMEIANDTLYGLGAGIWTRNVNTAYRFGRGIQAGRVWTNCYHQYPAHAAFGGYKMSGIGRENHKMMLDHYQQTKNMLVSYSPKKLGFF; encoded by the coding sequence ATGACTTACGCAAATCCGAATACTGATGGATCTCTAGTAAATTTCAAAGAAAAATATGATAACTTCATAGGAGGGGAATGGGTAGCACCTGTTAAGGGGCAGTATTTTGATAATCCTTCTCCGGTAGATGGCAAAACGTTTTGCCAGATTGCACGTTCCACTGAAGAAGATATTGAAAAAGCACTTGATGCAGCACATGCGGCAAAGGATGCCTGGGGTAAAACTTCTGTTACAGAAAGGTCAGTTATTCTTAATAAGATTGCTGACAGGATGGAAGAAAACCTTGAAATGCTTGCAGTAGCTGAGACATGGGAAAATGGAAAAGCGGTACGAGAAACCCTGAATGCAGACATTCCGCTTGCAATTGACCATTTCAGGTATTTTGCCGGTGTAATCCGTGCACAGGAAGGCACACTTGGTGAGATTGATCATGATACAGTTGCGTATCATTTCCATGAACCGCTTGGTGTTGTGGGGCAGATTATACCCTGGAACTTCCCGCTTTTAATGGCGGTCTGGAAGCTTGCACCTGCACTTGCTGCAGGTAACTGCGTTGTGTTAAAACCTGCAGAGCAGACACCTTCATCTATACTTGTATTGATGGAACTGGTAGGAGATCTTCTGCCTAAAGGAGTAGTGAATATTGTAAATGGATTCGGACTTGAAGCAGGTAAGCCGCTTGCATCAAGTAAACGGATTGCAAAAATTGCATTTACAGGGGAAACAACAACTGGCCGTATGATTATGGAATACGCATCTCAAAACCTGATTCCGGTTACGCTTGAGCTTGGTGGTAAGTCACCGAACATTTTCTTTAAAGATATTATGGACCAGGATGACGAATTTGTAGATAAGGCTGTAGAAGGGCTTTTAATGTTCGCACTCAACCAGGGTGAAGTTTGTACTTGTCCTTCAAGAGCATTAATCCATGAAGATATATATGATGAATTTATGGCTCGTGTTGTAAAGAGAGTCAAAGAAATTAACACCGGTAATCCGCTTGACCCTAATACAATGATGGGTGCACAGGCATCGACTGAACAAATGGAAAAAATCCAGAAATACCTTCAGATTGGTAAAGAAGAAGGAGCCGAACTTGTAACAGGTGGAGACATCAATAAAAAAGAAGGCGAATTTGCTGAAGGGTATTACATTCAGCCGACAATTTTTAAAGGAACAAACGATATGAGAATCTTCCAGGAAGAAATTTTTGGACCGGTTCTATCAGTTACGACTTTTAAGACAGATGAAGAGGCAATGGAGATCGCAAATGATACACTATACGGTCTTGGTGCGGGCATCTGGACAAGAAATGTAAATACTGCATACCGCTTCGGAAGAGGAATCCAGGCTGGACGTGTCTGGACAAACTGTTACCATCAATACCCTGCACACGCAGCATTTGGCGGTTATAAGATGTCAGGTATCGGTCGTGAGAATCATAAGATGATGCTTGATCATTATCAGCAGACTAAAAATATGCTGGTCAGCTACAGCCCTAAGAAGTTAGGATTCTTTTAA
- a CDS encoding spore coat protein E codes for MTEYREIITKSVVAKGRKYVKAKHTVQPPHKPSSILGCWIINHKYAAKKSGHKIEVNGSYELNVWYSHHHNTKTSVMIENVNYRDEINLRYRDKDARNDHEVIARVLQQPNCIEAEISDKGQHIVVHAEREIAAECVGETKVCVAFTHEQPSDDDWEGYDLDEELEHINQNVFDHD; via the coding sequence ATGACGGAATACCGTGAGATCATTACGAAATCGGTGGTCGCAAAAGGGCGTAAATATGTGAAAGCTAAACATACTGTTCAGCCGCCGCACAAACCATCGAGCATTCTGGGTTGCTGGATTATCAATCATAAATACGCGGCAAAAAAATCCGGTCATAAAATTGAAGTGAATGGATCATATGAGCTGAATGTCTGGTATTCACACCATCACAACACTAAAACATCTGTAATGATTGAAAATGTAAACTATAGAGATGAGATTAATCTAAGATACCGCGATAAGGACGCAAGGAATGATCACGAAGTCATTGCAAGAGTGCTTCAGCAGCCGAATTGTATAGAGGCTGAGATTTCAGATAAGGGCCAGCATATTGTTGTTCATGCAGAAAGAGAAATTGCAGCAGAATGTGTTGGAGAAACCAAAGTATGCGTTGCTTTTACGCATGAACAGCCTTCAGATGATGACTGGGAAGGTTACGATCTTGATGAAGAACTTGAACATATCAATCAAAATGTATTTGATCACGATTAA